Within Oncorhynchus nerka isolate Pitt River linkage group LG8, Oner_Uvic_2.0, whole genome shotgun sequence, the genomic segment CTGGCCAACACGGCACGTACCTTACCCCCAGAGTCTCCAGAATAAAATGCTGAAGGTGGAGCTATAAACTTCGGTTTCGCCATCCTCAAAATTCTTGCGCGTTTACCGCAAGAGGGTTGTAttcaatgatgtgtataaaccctggatatctgacagggggtgctgtattgaatCCACCGCGCAGTCATCTTGGTAATcctccatttaaaaaaatatatataaatgcacttattaatgtctacattggTTTATGACACGTTTATTCTATTACAGAAACCTGAATGCATACTTTTCAATTGTATTATGTTAGCTAAACATAcaaataaaacaatgaaaaatatatttaaagtatttttttagagagtactaatgttactgtccccactacaatgacaaaaatacttaaatacatgtaattttttTCTTGAAACATTTCACTGAAATATTGtggaattccattcattcctatggaggactgctccgaATGGGAAGTGACAATATGGCCGACTGTGTTtttcaaagcctctcaatggccatTTTACAATCAAGGGTTTGTGTACATTGTTGATCGTATCCAATTACGTAGTCCTtctcaggagggagagagaaaagaaaaatcTCGTTGACCACGAATTCCCTCTGCTGAAATAAGGGAATGCTCGATATCTTTATTTTCTGGAGCATTAAGGGTAGGTACGCTAGCTAACGAAACAATAAGTGAGTGTAATTTGATGCCTGGCTGAAGTTTGCTCGCTGCGAATGGATTTCATGCCCCCTTTTGTTTTgccagctactgtagctagcagctagctagcctcCATCGATTTTACATACGTGGATAATGTTGGTGAAATTGTTTGCTAGCAAAATCTTGGAAATGCATTCTTTTTGCGGTATATTTTAATTTGATCAGCGAGAGGGTAAGATGCTTGCTAACTTTAGGGGGCGAGTTTACGTTAGTTAAGAAATAAGACGTAATATCTATGCCATGGTCTATGCTTTTTACTGGGTGATCCCAATGTCCGGCACTGACACAACCTCTGAGTAGATTACTTATGTCGTAAATTAAGTTTACTCATCTCCACGATATTATAGTACAGGTATCAAAATTAGAGCTAGGATGTGTGACCACAATATTGGATACGGTAAGAATACCACTGAAGTTATGAATTGGTTATATATCAGTGGTAGACACTGACATCAAATATTGTTTACAAAGTTACAGAACATCAATAACTGATCATCATCATTCCCCTGACTAGGATTCTTCTTCAGTGGTTATCAGGAGTGTGATCTAAAGATGACATCACGATCCAGCCCAACTGGCTTTTCTAATTTTCTTGACAGTTACTGTCAACAACACTGAGCCAAGAAGGAGCAGTTCAATCATGCCCTCAACACAGAAGAACCCATTGGGCTTTGGCGAGCGAAGAAAGCTGGACATCTCTCAACCTTTGCAGCCTTGAAGGAGGCTGGTGGTGTTGCCCTCGAACACAACTTGGATCGTGTGTTTGGACTCTGCAGCAGTCACCAGTTCACCTCTTGGATATAGATGGAGGACCATGTCTGCTTGTGAGTCTGTTTGACCCAACATCCTGACAGGAGCACTGTCTGAGGAAGAGCAAACATGTCCCTCTCAGTGAGTAgaaatcgtgtgtgtgtgtgtgcgcttttgTATGAGAGATGGTGATTAAAGCGGGCACAGATGGAAAGGCGCCCAACTGGTGACATGGCACTCTACTGCTGTTTCAATCCAGGGTACTGTTTGAATACTTTAAAAAATGCATGATCCTTTTTCCTTTGGGAGAATCATCATGACGTAACTGGATCGGGCGTGTTTAAGGACATTTGGCTGAAGTGAACCTTTCGTTTTTCCCATCAAATACTGTCAAATCAGTGATTACATCATTCAGGGAAGGGAATGAATGAAGGATGCGTTTTTAAGTAATTGAATATTGTCCTGGCTTCCATCCACTTGAGCTGGTGTTTGAGTATAGCTCTTATTCATTTGGCGGTGTGCGAACCGTAGCAATGTGTTTTGCAACCTAAAACAAAAATCTAATCGGACAATCAGACACTGTTTCACTTTGTTTGAAAACGTTTCCTTGAGACTGAACATGGCCCGGGGCTCAGCTTGTGTCTCTATAGCCAATCCCCAGGGGGTTAGGGCTTTGAAAAGGAGAACATGATAGGAGGGCCAAGGGATGGCAATTAAACCCCAAACTAGAGACAGATGttgcctacctccctccctccctcccttccttttcTCATTACCATTTACTCCTCTTGTCTTTTAAATAATtgacctccctcctctcactgtctcttttCTATTCCCCCTATAAGTAAGTAATGTGTGCAGTGACTGAATATGCAGTGATTCAGCACTTATATCAGTATGTATTTATTCATTATGTGACTGTGCTCTGAAtgagtctctctctttcacaccacTCTGTTTTGTTTTGCTTCTCCCATCCCATCTTTCTCTTCTATTCACTAAGACTGTTATACAAATAGCTATTCTCAATCTCTTTCTTGGCATCAAGTCAATGCATTTGTCTATGTCCAGTCAGTATGTAGATGTGTGCTTCCCAGTGTGAAGTCAggccatctctctgtctctgcatgcATTTCTATCTTCAGTGTGTATGTACCCCTATGAGTAGGGCCCAGACTTTTTCCAGACCACGTGTTAACTAGGATAGTGATGATTGTTTGTGAATCTCCCTTTATTTCTGAGTAATTATTGTGTAATAAGTGATTATTCTTTTTTTGGTTATATCTTTTTCGCTCTCCTCAGACGGTGCTGGCGAAGGCCCTGTTTGACAATGCAGCAGAAAGCCCTGAGGAGCTGGCCTTCCGGAAGGGAGACATCCTGATGGTTCTAGaacaggagcagggagggggtcCTGGCTGGTGGCTTTGCTCTCTCCACGGGCGCCAGGGCATCGCCCCCGCCAACCGCCTCCGCCTCCTCCACACCGCCCCCGCCCCAGGGGTCGACTCCAGACCCCCCAGCCGCGCCCCCAGCGAGGACTCTGTGTacctctccccagtccccctggCCCGCACGGCAGTCTCCACGGAGGATGTGGATGGGGTCTACCGCACCCCACCTAGCCTGGGGGAGGCCCTTTACCAGAGCCCAGGGGCGGTGCCTGTCGCCTCTAGACCAGGGGTCCTCCGGGAGGCCGAGGTAGGGGGTCGACCCCGCTCCCGCTCCAGCTCCGGCACACGCCCCTGTCCCGATTGGGACGTTGGGGTGACGGGCCGCCCCCGCTCGCCATCCCTCCGGTCCAGAGGCACAGACTCCGCTGGGAGCCTCTACCAAACCCCATCCACTCCCACACCTCTCGGGCCCCAGCACCACAGGGGTCTGGCTGGAGACCCTGGACCAGAGAATGTCTACCTGGCCCCCGGCGGGATTCCTTGGGCGGTGGGTCTAGCTCCAGAGGGGCCAGAGGACAACACTTACCTGGTCCCCAGGGAGACTGTAGCGGCGGTAGGCCACTCTGACGGCTGTTACCTGGTCCCCAGAGGGATGGTCCTGCCCAGCGAGGAGGTCTACCAGACCCCCACAGGAGGGTTAGTCGGGGGGACTGTGTCGACCCAGGTTACTCCCATCACTACTAGGGTCCTGGAGGCTCAGAACTTCACCCTTTCACAGATAAACGGGGGCGGGGGAGCCCCCCTTAAGCCCCTCACCCCTCAATCCAAACTGGCACAGGACACCCCTCGGATGATGTACCAGACCCCCACCCCTGTGGGAGCAGGGATTCTCAGGACTCCACCCGTCCTCGCACAGGGATCCCCCAAACCTCAGCTGAAAGGGGTGACCCCCAAAACCCCAGGGACCCCTGGTGGTCAGGGTGGAgtgccctccacccctcccatcACCAGGGGGAAGCTAGCTCCTTCTGCCCCCCTCAGGGGTTCCCCCTTGCTGGCCCGAACAGGACAGGGACATGGCCGGGTGCCTGGATCCCCAAACTTTGCTCGTAAGCCCCCTCCTCCAGCCCCTCCAGTGAGGGGGGTAACCAGAAAAGACTTGCCCCAATCCGTAACCCCTGTATCCACCTCTCAGCCTGCCCTCTCCACCCCCCAGTCGACTCCTGTACCCCAGTACCAAGAGAGCAAAGATGGAAGGATGGCGTCGAATGAAAAGAAGCCGAATGGGCAGAATAAGAAAGGCGAGGACGGAGAGTGTGCAGATCCTGATGGCGACAGCCTCGATGAACAGGTAATAGAGAAGAGAAGTTCAATGTCCCTGCTCTCTTTCTTTCCTGCCCCTCTtattccatctctttctctccacagTCTCTTGTCATTAGGCCCAGAGTTTTTCCCTGTCAAGTCATGTAGTCAGGGAAAACGCCAATCCTAGTTAACcactaaccacgtttccatccacagttttagTGCAAGTAAAGTCATACCGTTTAAGAGAACAAAATCacaacagctgtgatggaaacaggacgtTTCGGTATTAACTTGATAAATGCCGCCACATGCCGTGGAAACTCCTTTTATTTATGTGCAAAATATTGATATaacaaccatcatatcgaagtaataTTGGAATGACGATgacatggtgtgtggtcctcccactacgactcgggaaaccatgcagtttattggGCTACACATGAAATaagtgatgaacttcacagggcgGTGAATGTGCACGGTGATGACCTTGATCCtcatttccaataaatatcgatggtcttattctggtgacatgatgatcaatgCTTGACTGCTGtatgacaaatacaaatattctctctcttatccataataatgtcatcatgtagtTGAAAATGCGACGGAAACACATTGAACATTCAATTTTTATGCAGTACGTGAAACCTGAGGCGGGAAAGTACATTTTGTGTGGGAAAATGCACATATTTTCTTTATGCGGATTTttgaatattcgcatgaaaatctgtggccaattggatggaaacctagcttatGTGAACTAAATGTCTGACATTGTGACCTTGTGCTTATAACAAGCATATAACAGTCTTATAACATGCTGTCTTGTGGTCTGCCTGGTCTCCTAGGTGTATGATACTCCTCCCAGGAGTAGGTGGCAGCGGCCAGCCCCAGCAGCACTGTGTGATGATGACAGTATCTACAACACACCCCGCTCCCTTCCCCCACACACTGACCTAGAGTCAGAGGTCAGTCAGAATCCATCCTCTACAGTACAGAGACCACCggtctcctctctcactctgtatttctctctcgaCCCCTCTATTtatttgtccctctctctcagctctcaacTTTCCATCACCTGTTCTTCCCTCCCTCGGCTTCTCCCTTTCCGCCTcactcctccccacccctctctctcttcctaaccccctctttctctctcagctctcaaCTTTCCTCCACCTGTTCCTTCCTCCCACAGCCCcgctctctctgtcacacctgtttctctgtctgctgcAATCCAGTCTGTCTGGTCTGAATAGTGCTGCTGCTATTTTCTCCCTGTCACACCCAACTGTTTATACTGCAGTGGGAATGTATAAGCCAGGCTATAcaatctcctcctcttttctccaccCTAGAATATACATCTATAACAAACAGTACTAATGACCAATGACCTTAGAATGACTGATTTCGAAAGGCTTCAAGAACAATGACAGTAATGGTAgagctttttctctctctccttccttctctcaggTCTATGATGTTCCCACCATCATACTTAGCACATCGTCAGAGCCCCAGCAGCAGACTGTCAACGTCCCAACGGCTGTTATTACTGATGAATCGGACGAGGACGTTTACAGCCTCCCAACCCTTCCTGGCCTACCCCTGGGCCTGGCGGACATGTCCACCATCGCCCACCTAGAGGGGACGGAGAGCGGCCAGGTCTACTCTGTCCCCGGCTCAGGGAAGAGGGCTCCGCCTGGGCTAGGCGAGGGCAGTGACCCGGGGTCCACCACCGAGCCGGACTGTGGCGTCTATGACATGCCCGCTCTCACCCTTGACGTCTTGCCCTCTTCGACGATGTCAACGTCGTCTTCGTCTTCCACACGTCGGCTATCTGTATCCAGTAATGGGTCTGGTGATGTCCAATGGAGGAACTCGCTTTCGGGCCTTGTCCAATCGGTGCTTAGCTCTGCCTCGTGTGCCCCTGTCTCCTCGAGGGATCTGGCAACCTCACTGGCTGAGATCCTGTCCGTCTGGAAGACGAGTCAACCCGACGaggtccctccccctctccaacaGGCTTGGGCCCATCTCTCAGACCTACTTCCTGCTTTGTCTGCCGGTGGCCACGCCCCTCCATCAGATACTCTTCTCTCTATGGTCCAACGAGCGCTGGAGGACTCCACCATCCTATTTCAGACCCAGGGGCGGCCCCGCCTCCCTTCCCAGGACTCCCTCTCCCGAAGACCCCTACCCGCCCTGCCCGTAGCTGAGGTGAAACCAGTAGGGAGCAGTATGGGACCACGCAAGGGTAGCTGGATCCAGGAGAGACCcttaccccccaccccccagccGGCGTTCCCTCGGCCCCCCGCACAACCCTCCACTGTGACCATGTCCATCACTGTGGGGCAGAGCgacggagaggaggggatggggaacGAGTACGCAGGAATAGGTCTGACACCTGCCCCGGCACCACTTCCTCTTGGAGACAGTGTGGGATACGTGAAACTGCAGGTCAGTCTTCAGTCTTGCTGGCACCTGTCTGCATTTTCCATTGCGTTTTACTCATTAAGCAGACACCTTTATTTAATAAGTGCGCTTGCTGAATCCAGTTTTAATAGACCGTATCTGATGTCTGGGACCATAGCTGTATGTGTAAAAGTGATGTATCTGTCTCTTTTCCTCCCCAGGGAAAGCCAGAGCCTCCCTCAGATGCCCGAACAGAAAATAGGTCAAACCAGACCCTTCACACCACAGAGCCTAGGGTAAAACACACAATCATTCTCACACCACACGTACTGTCCAATTGTCACACAAACGCTCACACAATctcattctctcacacacactccattttAACACCCATCACCACACATGAATTTTCACACCACGTACACTCACTACACTCTCAGATGAATCATTGATTCCGTTTATGTATTTACTGATGAGCTCCTACCAATGTTCCCTTATTTTCTGGGGCACTGAGatcaattctaggtcttgtgagCGGGAACTTGAACGTTGTAAGAATCgcattgtgttgtatgatgcaagaaaccactttataAAATAAATTATTACCATACAGAGAATTAAACAATGTagactacctctctgtctattggCTTATTTGCATATTCAATGGGTTGAAAAACACTGGCCCTTTTATTTAACACACGCTTTTTTTTACCTGACTGGCTTTTTGAAATGTAGCCTatacgttttgtgctcttgtaggaggCAGTAACTCCCCAACGCTGACCTATACTTATTTGTAACTAGGCGAATAACTTGCTAACTAGCAAAGAATGTCAACAAATGTGTATACTGCGCTCCGATCTGAAAAGCGTAGTCACCCGCGGCTGATTCCAAGACcgctcttcaaatcaaatttgattggtcacatgcacatggttagcagatgttgcattaagtgtagcgaaatgcttgtgcttctagttccgaccgtgcagtaatatctaacaagtattctaacaatttcacaactaccttatacacacacaagtgtaaatgaatgaataagaatttgtacatataaatatatggatgagtgatggccgtgcggcgtaggcaagatgcagtagatggtgtagagtacagtataccctacatgactcatctcatatgtatatgtaaacattttataaagtggcattgtttaaagtgacgagtgatacatttattacatccaatttctttattattaaagtggctagagatttgagtcagtatgttggcagcagccactcaatgttagtggtggctgtttaacagtctgatggtttgagatagaagctgtttttcagtctttcggtcccagctttgatgcacctgtactgacctcgccttctggatgatagcggggtgaacaggcagtggctcgggtggttgttgtccttgatgatctttttggcgttcctgtgacatcggggggtgtaggtgtcctgaagggcaggtagtttgcccccggttatgcgttgtgcagaccgcactaccctctggagagcattgctgttgtgggcagagcagttgccataccaggcggtgacacagcccgacagaatactctcgattgtgcatctgtaaaagtttgtgtgtttttggtgacaaaccaaatttcttcagcctcctgaggtcgaAGAGGCGCTGCAGCGCCTTCTTcgccacgctgtctgtgtgggtggaccatttcagtttgtccgtgatgtgtacgccgaggaacttaactttccaccttctccactactgtcccatcgatgtggatagggggtgctccctaagctgtttcctgaagtccacgatcatctcctttgttttgttgatgttgagtgtgaggttgtttacctgacaacacactccgagggccctctcctcctccctgtaggtcgtctcgtcattgttggtaatcaaacctaccactgtagtgtcgtctgcaaacttgatgattgagttggaggcgtgcatggccacgcagtcacagggagtacaggagagggctgagaatgcaccctcgtggggccccagtgtggagatgttgtttcctaccctcatcacctgggggcggcccatcagaaagtctaggacccagttgcagcagactgggatagggattaattgaatatgtccgtaaacacaccagccagctggtctgtgcatgctctgggCACGCGGCTCGGGATACCATCTAGGCTGGCAGCCTTGCgatggttaacacgtttaaatgttttactcacgttggctgcggtgaaggagagcccgcaggttttggtagcgggccgtgtcagtggcactgtattgtcctcaaagcgagcaaagaagttgtttagtttctctgggagcaagacgtcgatgtTCGCGACggagctggttttctttttgtaatctgtgattgactgtagaccctgccatatacgtctcgtggctgagccattgaattgtgactctactttgtctctatactgacgcttagcttgtttgattgccttgcggggGGAGTAGCTACACTGtctgtattcggtcatgtttccggtcaccttgccatgattaaaagcagtggttcgcgctttcagttttgtgcgaatgctgccctcaatccacggtttccggttggggaaggttttaatagtcacagtgggtacaaaaTTCAAAAAGGCACTCGCACACCTGAGCAATCTACtttgcaggtgcatggcaacaattgaacaagatgaaggaaaaaggaaaccgcacactgctcttgatagtatcactgatatttaataagcttacgtatccgcctcacggccttcgtcagcttttgtgattttttaaaatatttgcacccttatgtagacctagccccacccacatccgttccacACATCGAATGGGTTTGGAGTCAAAGGAAAAACaaataagtgctaccaaatatcaatatgcatttcataaatattacAAAAGTGTATATATAAGACATATTAAACACGTCTGTAAAATCTCAATGAGGACATAGCAAGTTTTTATTAGTCATTGGGTACATCGTACGAAAAACAGTAATCTTAAATAGGCACATAATTCATGTTCAAATTCACAACATAACAAACATAGGCATTTCATCATTAAGTCCTTTTggaaataatgtctggagggtgaaaatccCCAAACATTCTCTTTTACTTAGAGTATTATTGAAATCACTTCCCCTGTCTGATATCTTAACTTTCTCTATGCCACAAAATCTAAAGGTGAAAATGTCATGCTTCAGGTCATCGAAATGTACTGCGACTGGATAATCCCTGTCGTTTCTCCTGATTGAACTTTTGTGTTCACTAATTCTCTGTTTGAGAGAACGAGAGGTTTTACCGACATAGCAGagcccacatggacatttaatAATGTAAATAACATGGGTGGTGGAACACGTAATAATGTAATTTATTTGGAACCGTTTTCCTGTGTGTGGGTGTCAGAAATATTCACACTTCATCATATTGTTGCACTGTGCGCATCCTCTGCATTTATAGCTACCATTTGTTAGAGGGCGTAAAAGGGcctggctgattttcttttgtgGCTGGCAGTTGGCATGAACCAATCTATCGCGTAAATTGCGACATCTCCTATGCACAATAAGTGGTGGatttttaatagtcacagtgggtacaacctcaccgatgcacttgctaataaactcgctcaccgaatccgcgtatacatcaatgtttgTTGTCTGAGgttatccgg encodes:
- the LOC115133439 gene encoding embryonal Fyn-associated substrate-like isoform X2, which produces MSLSTVLAKALFDNAAESPEELAFRKGDILMVLEQEQGGGPGWWLCSLHGRQGIAPANRLRLLHTAPAPGVDSRPPSRAPSEDSVYLSPVPLARTAVSTEDVDGVYRTPPSLGEALYQSPGAVPVASRPGVLREAEVGGRPRSRSSSGTRPCPDWDVGVTGRPRSPSLRSRGTDSAGSLYQTPSTPTPLGPQHHRGLAGDPGPENVYLAPGGIPWAVGLAPEGPEDNTYLVPRETVAAVGHSDGCYLVPRGMVLPSEEVYQTPTGGLVGGTVSTQVTPITTRVLEAQNFTLSQINGGGGAPLKPLTPQSKLAQDTPRMMYQTPTPVGAGILRTPPVLAQGSPKPQLKGVTPKTPGTPGGQGGVPSTPPITRGKLAPSAPLRGSPLLARTGQGHGRVPGSPNFARKPPPPAPPVRGVTRKDLPQSVTPVSTSQPALSTPQSTPVPQYQESKDGRMASNEKKPNGQNKKGEDGECADPDGDSLDEQVYDTPPRSRWQRPAPAALCDDDSIYNTPRSLPPHTDLESEVYDVPTIILSTSSEPQQQTVNVPTAVITDESDEDVYSLPTLPGLPLGLADMSTIAHLEGTESGQVYSVPGSGKRAPPGLGEGSDPGSTTEPDCGVYDMPALTLDVLPSSTMSTSSSSSTRRLSVSSNGSGDVQWRNSLSGLVQSVLSSASCAPVSSRDLATSLAEILSVWKTSQPDEVPPPLQQAWAHLSDLLPALSAGGHAPPSDTLLSMVQRALEDSTILFQTQGRPRLPSQDSLSRRPLPALPVAEVKPVGSSMGPRKGSWIQERPLPPTPQPAFPRPPAQPSTVTMSITVGQSDGEEGMGNEYAGIGLTPAPAPLPLGDSVGYVKLQGKPEPPSDARTENRSNQTLHTTEPRGNQPPRVFVSRGKSLIVTAHKLVFIGDTLSRLLTSPDLRAKVTTSGGHLCQALKAVVVATKGAAQNYPSVAATQEMVNCVAELSQHAAGFSGLLQRLAEIS
- the LOC115133439 gene encoding embryonal Fyn-associated substrate-like isoform X1; protein product: MSLSTVLAKALFDNAAESPEELAFRKGDILMVLEQEQGGGPGWWLCSLHGRQGIAPANRLRLLHTAPAPGVDSRPPSRAPSEDSVYLSPVPLARTAVSTEDVDGVYRTPPSLGEALYQSPGAVPVASRPGVLREAEVGGRPRSRSSSGTRPCPDWDVGVTGRPRSPSLRSRGTDSAGSLYQTPSTPTPLGPQHHRGLAGDPGPENVYLAPGGIPWAVGLAPEGPEDNTYLVPRETVAAVGHSDGCYLVPRGMVLPSEEVYQTPTGGLVGGTVSTQVTPITTRVLEAQNFTLSQINGGGGAPLKPLTPQSKLAQDTPRMMYQTPTPVGAGILRTPPVLAQGSPKPQLKGVTPKTPGTPGGQGGVPSTPPITRGKLAPSAPLRGSPLLARTGQGHGRVPGSPNFARKPPPPAPPVRGVTRKDLPQSVTPVSTSQPALSTPQSTPVPQYQESKDGRMASNEKKPNGQNKKGEDGECADPDGDSLDEQVYDTPPRSRWQRPAPAALCDDDSIYNTPRSLPPHTDLESEVYDVPTIILSTSSEPQQQTVNVPTAVITDESDEDVYSLPTLPGLPLGLADMSTIAHLEGTESGQVYSVPGSGKRAPPGLGEGSDPGSTTEPDCGVYDMPALTLDVLPSSTMSTSSSSSTRRLSVSSNGSGDVQWRNSLSGLVQSVLSSASCAPVSSRDLATSLAEILSVWKTSQPDEVPPPLQQAWAHLSDLLPALSAGGHAPPSDTLLSMVQRALEDSTILFQTQGRPRLPSQDSLSRRPLPALPVAEVKPVGSSMGPRKGSWIQERPLPPTPQPAFPRPPAQPSTVTMSITVGQSDGEEGMGNEYAGIGLTPAPAPLPLGDSVGYVKLQGKPEPPSDARTENRSNQTLHTTEPRLSPSPPLPVSLSLEDSELLSFYSSQSLSHLSCLADSIDVLFRTVQGNQPPRVFVSRGKSLIVTAHKLVFIGDTLSRLLTSPDLRAKVTTSGGHLCQALKAVVVATKGAAQNYPSVAATQEMVNCVAELSQHAAGFSGLLQRLAEIS